ACAAGCCCCGTCCGGACCACGCGTGAGGCGTCCGGTTACTGAAAGAACTGCCCCACGCAAGCGGCGATCGCCACCAGAAGGCTCAGCACTCCGATCACGACCTGCCACTTGTCCGGGCCGGTCCACCGGGCGTCGCTCGTCTCCTGCGTGCTCCGATCGTCCATTACCCCTCCTCGCTCCTCCGACAGGCCCCGGAGGACAGGGCCACCGCCGGTCCGGTCGCGCTCCGGCGGAGGATGCGGGGAGGAACGTGATGGGGCGGCAGCAGCTTAGCCGTGGATGGGGCGGGAGGGGTGGGAAAGTCCGGAGGCCGTCCCTAGTATGACGGTCCGTCAGAAAACGGAGGTGCTCGCCGATGGACGCCGCGTTCACCGAGGAACAGGACGAGATCCGCCGTACGCTGCGCACTCTGCTGCGGGAGCGGTGCGGGCCGGACGAGATCAAGACGGCGGTCCAGACCGCGCCCGGCTATGACGAGGCCCTGTGGCGGCGGCTCGCCCGGACGCTCGGGCTGCCGGGCCTCGCCCTTTCGGCGGCGTACGGGGGCGTCGGCTGCGGCGTCACCGAGCTGGCGCTGGCCTGTGAGGAGACCGGGCGGGTGCTGCTCCCCTCGCCGCTCCTGGCCACCGCCGTGTTCGCCGCGCCCCTGGTCGCCGCGCTCGGGACGGAGGCGCAGCGCGCCGAGCTGCTGCCGCGCATCGCGGAGGGCGCCCTTACGGCGGCACTCGCGGTGCCGGGGCGCGCGCTGCCCGAAGCGCTCGGGCTCGTAGGAGCGCGGGACGGCGCGTGGGCCGGTGGGGGGCGCGCGGGGGGTGTCCAGGCGCGCCCGGACCGGGACGGCGGCGCGGGGTGGCGGCTGTACGGGCAGGTGGAGCAGGTGCCGGGCGGGCACAGCGCCGAACTGCTGCTGGTCGCCGCCCGTGCCGGGGGCTATACGCGCGGGCGGACGCTGCTGTTCCTCGTCCGGGCGGGGGCGGACGGGGCCCGGGCGGGGGTGGACGGGCTGGTCCGCACCCGGCTGACCGCGCTCGACGCGACCCGGCCGCAGGCCCGGATCGAGCTGCGGAACGTCTCGGCCGAGCTGCTGGGGGCGGACGACGGCGGGAGCGGGAGCGGGGAGGCGGTGGCCGAGGCGCTGGCGGCCGTGGGTACGGCGGCCGCGGCCGTGCTCGCCGCCGAGGCCGTGGGGGCGGCGGACGCGGCCCTCATGCGGACGGTCGAGTATGTGCGGGCGCGTGAGCAGTTCGGCCGTCCCATCGGCTCCTTCCAGGCGGTCAAGCACCGGCTGGCGGATGTGTACGTCGCGGTGCAGGCGGCCCGTTCGGCGGCGTACTACGCGGCCTGGGCCGCGGCCGAGGGCGGTGCGGGCGGTACGGAAGCCGCGGTCGCGGGCGGGCTGGCGCTCGCGCAGGCGCTGGAGGCGCAGCGCACGGCGGCGGCGGAAGCGGTGCAGCTGCACGGCGGTATCGGCTTCACCTGGGAGCATGACGCGCATCTCTACTTCAAGCGGGCCGCCTCTGACGAGCTGCTCTTCGGCCCCGTCCACCGGCTGCGGGCGCGGGCCGCGGAACGGGAAGGACTCTTCGGCGCGGCCGATCTCGCTCCTTACGGTGGCCATGAAGGGCGCGGCGGGAGCGGCGGCCAGAACGGGGACGGCACGCACGGTGGGCCGGACGGACGCGATGGGCGGGACGGGCTGGACGGACGCGATGGGCCGGAGGGGCCGGACGAGCCGGAGGGGCCGGACGGGCGAGACGGCCTGCGTAAGGCGGTGACGGCTTGATGGCCGGTTACGGTGTGAAGCTGATCCGTAAGGTGTCCTCGACCCGCGCCTTCGCCAAGGTCGCGCCCCATGTCATCCCCGCGTTCGACCGCACGGTCCACCGGCTGACCCGCGGCAAGGTGCTGCCGAGCGCGCGGATGCTGCCGGGCGTGATTCTTACGGCGCGCGGGGCGAGGTCGGGGCTTCCCCGCCGTACGCCGCTGGCCTGTATGCCGGAGGACGGCGGCACCTGGATCCTGATCGGCAGCAACTTCGGCCGTCCGGGTCATCCGGCCTGGACGGCGAACCTCCTGATCCACCCGGAAGCGGAGATCAGCTGGCGGGGCCGGGACATCGCCGTCCGGGCACGCCTCCTGGAGGGTGCCGAGCGCGAGGCCGCCTGGGCCGCGGTCCTCGCCTTCTGGCCGCCCTACGCGACCTACCAGTCCCGGGTGGACCGCGAGATCCGCCTCTTCCGCCTCCACCGCGTCGAGACGGGCTGAGCCGGGCCAGGGGCTGAGCCGTGCCGTCGGGCCGTGGGGGAGGGCTGAGCCGGGGCTGAGCCGGTCCCTCCCGTTCGGGGGCCCCGCGCCCCTCCCGTACCAGTGCCCGCAAAGGGCCGCGGCGGATCACTGGGGAGTGATCCGCCGCGGCGTGACAGGACGTGCGGGCCCGGCAGGGCAGCCGGCCGGGAGGGGGCCGGGGAAAGGAGGCCGGGGGAGGGGGCGCGGATTCGTTACTTCGGCGGCTTGCGGCCGGTGATGCCGAGGTGGACGAGCCAGGTCAGGCTCGGCTTGAGGTCGGCCTGCTTGACGCCCCAGCTCTGGAAGCCCTTCTGGTGCGCCGCGACCGCCGCCAGCATGGCGACCAGCGAGCCCGCGATGGCCCCGGGGTTGAGGTCCCCGTCGATCCGGCCCTTGGCCTGCTGCTCCTTGACTGCGTCCGTCAGGGAGTTGGTGACGGAATTGAGGATCTTCATGCGGATCTTGTAGAACCGCTTGTCCCCCTCGGCGGCGCCCAGATCGACGACCCTCAGGATGGCGTCGTGTTTGCGCCAGAAGGAGAGGAACCCCTCGACCAGGTCCTCCGCCGCGGTCGCCCCCGACTTGCCGGCCCATGAGCGGTCGGCGACCAGATCGGTGAGGTTCGCGCCCTCCT
This genomic interval from Streptomyces asiaticus contains the following:
- a CDS encoding acyl-CoA dehydrogenase family protein, which codes for MDAAFTEEQDEIRRTLRTLLRERCGPDEIKTAVQTAPGYDEALWRRLARTLGLPGLALSAAYGGVGCGVTELALACEETGRVLLPSPLLATAVFAAPLVAALGTEAQRAELLPRIAEGALTAALAVPGRALPEALGLVGARDGAWAGGGRAGGVQARPDRDGGAGWRLYGQVEQVPGGHSAELLLVAARAGGYTRGRTLLFLVRAGADGARAGVDGLVRTRLTALDATRPQARIELRNVSAELLGADDGGSGSGEAVAEALAAVGTAAAAVLAAEAVGAADAALMRTVEYVRAREQFGRPIGSFQAVKHRLADVYVAVQAARSAAYYAAWAAAEGGAGGTEAAVAGGLALAQALEAQRTAAAEAVQLHGGIGFTWEHDAHLYFKRAASDELLFGPVHRLRARAAEREGLFGAADLAPYGGHEGRGGSGGQNGDGTHGGPDGRDGRDGLDGRDGPEGPDEPEGPDGRDGLRKAVTA
- a CDS encoding TetR family transcriptional regulator, whose product is MTGQVRTVDGRVAGRRGQATRQKLLDCLGEMLSTSPYRDVKVIDVARKAGTSPATFYQYFPDVEGAVLELAEEMAKEGANLTDLVADRSWAGKSGATAAEDLVEGFLSFWRKHDAILRVVDLGAAEGDKRFYKIRMKILNSVTNSLTDAVKEQQAKGRIDGDLNPGAIAGSLVAMLAAVAAHQKGFQSWGVKQADLKPSLTWLVHLGITGRKPPK
- a CDS encoding nitroreductase family deazaflavin-dependent oxidoreductase — its product is MAGYGVKLIRKVSSTRAFAKVAPHVIPAFDRTVHRLTRGKVLPSARMLPGVILTARGARSGLPRRTPLACMPEDGGTWILIGSNFGRPGHPAWTANLLIHPEAEISWRGRDIAVRARLLEGAEREAAWAAVLAFWPPYATYQSRVDREIRLFRLHRVETG